The following are encoded together in the Pedobacter steynii genome:
- a CDS encoding siderophore-interacting protein, producing MEIIKKKVIRSVFSVKEKIFLSPHYIRIIFDMTEKQLEKFANAGIGTNNKIFIPAPGSDEVLFPDDALEIGGVASVKRTYTTRHIDISKKELWIDFVAHGDNGPASYWANRAVAGSKLGIAMKEGNRPLFPEKATYFFVGDSTAIPVIAVMMEQLPPHVQVKAILEVYGKEDVISLSTSANANIDWIYNEQPEMGSKLFEVVRDLSLANHQSFFFFAGEFDSAKKIRQHFKETLAWLPVNYSVVSYWKRGASEDESSLLR from the coding sequence ATGGAAATCATAAAGAAAAAAGTAATACGCTCGGTTTTCAGCGTAAAGGAAAAAATATTCCTCAGCCCGCATTATATCCGCATCATCTTTGACATGACGGAGAAACAACTTGAAAAGTTTGCCAATGCAGGAATTGGTACAAACAATAAAATATTTATCCCTGCACCTGGTTCAGATGAGGTTTTGTTTCCGGATGATGCGCTTGAAATTGGTGGCGTAGCTTCGGTAAAAAGAACGTATACCACCAGACATATCGATATTTCAAAGAAGGAATTATGGATTGATTTCGTCGCCCATGGGGATAATGGCCCAGCCTCTTACTGGGCAAACCGGGCGGTTGCGGGAAGTAAACTGGGGATCGCCATGAAAGAAGGTAACCGGCCCCTGTTTCCGGAGAAAGCGACGTATTTCTTTGTTGGCGACAGTACCGCAATTCCCGTTATTGCAGTAATGATGGAGCAATTGCCGCCTCATGTACAGGTGAAGGCCATCCTTGAGGTATATGGGAAAGAGGATGTGATCAGTCTATCTACCAGCGCCAATGCCAACATTGACTGGATTTATAATGAGCAACCTGAGATGGGCAGCAAGCTTTTTGAGGTGGTCCGGGATTTAAGCTTAGCAAACCACCAAAGCTTCTTTTTTTTCGCAGGTGAATTTGATAGCGCGAAAAAGATACGACAGCACTTTAAGGAGACACTTGCCTGGTTACCGGTAAATTACTCGGTAGTTTCTTACTGGAAACGGGGAGCATCGGAAGATGAATCTTCTTTACTGCGTTAA
- a CDS encoding DUF4136 domain-containing protein — MKKQVLILLGLMAVLSSCSSYNYYSVGNKKLNAEYRTYAWLPEGKSKASNIYDNDIAADRIVEMASTELNRRGFELNNRKPDLLVRYTAVVNMETKSYNEPVYYDAPGRYIPRVGIRRGRAFYYYAYRNPFPVYVGNEQRTVNVKQGSIMIDLIDRRTKKVIWRGWAEGEVNNPEKAINELPKVIENIFKKLPA, encoded by the coding sequence ATGAAAAAGCAAGTTTTAATCCTATTGGGACTGATGGCTGTATTGTCGTCCTGTTCCAGTTACAATTATTATTCAGTAGGCAATAAAAAGCTGAATGCTGAATATCGAACCTATGCCTGGTTGCCTGAAGGAAAGTCCAAAGCCTCGAATATTTATGATAACGACATCGCGGCAGATAGGATAGTGGAGATGGCGAGTACGGAGCTAAATCGCAGGGGTTTTGAGCTGAATAATCGGAAACCGGATTTATTGGTCAGGTATACTGCCGTAGTGAATATGGAAACCAAGTCTTATAATGAGCCGGTGTATTACGATGCTCCTGGAAGATATATTCCGCGCGTAGGTATTCGCAGGGGCCGTGCATTTTATTATTACGCTTACCGTAATCCTTTTCCTGTCTATGTAGGCAATGAACAGCGGACCGTAAATGTAAAGCAGGGCAGTATTATGATCGATTTAATTGACCGCAGAACTAAAAAGGTGATCTGGAGAGGCTGGGCTGAAGGAGAAGTGAATAATCCGGAGAAGGCAATTAATGAATTACCGAAGGTGATTGAGAATATTTTTAAAAAGCTTCCAGCTTAA
- a CDS encoding KTSC domain-containing protein, which translates to MPSSVIKSFDYDQDSAVLLITFVSGLKYKYMNVPPEVFAMLKAAGSKGRYFNHHIRNKFKYRKIRNH; encoded by the coding sequence ATGCCTTCAAGTGTGATTAAAAGCTTTGATTACGACCAGGATTCAGCTGTACTGTTGATCACATTCGTATCTGGGTTAAAGTATAAGTACATGAATGTTCCGCCTGAAGTATTTGCGATGTTAAAAGCAGCGGGGTCAAAAGGAAGGTATTTTAATCACCACATCCGGAACAAATTCAAATACAGAAAAATCAGAAATCACTAA
- a CDS encoding YtxH domain-containing protein, translated as MNYRKLIDSALSNHQDKSLTAFAGLIGLATGAAIAVLFAPDSGKRSRNKLSTAVRGLFGQFQKNNTATTAESDDQHITDLRESVREHASQLEGSESNRKDPTKIKIPSAGTTNWKKHLIEE; from the coding sequence ATGAATTATAGAAAGTTAATCGACTCCGCGTTAAGTAATCATCAGGATAAAAGCTTAACGGCTTTTGCCGGACTGATCGGTTTAGCCACGGGTGCTGCTATTGCAGTTTTATTCGCGCCGGATTCCGGCAAACGATCCAGAAATAAGCTGAGCACAGCTGTTCGGGGCCTCTTTGGCCAGTTCCAGAAAAACAATACCGCAACAACTGCCGAATCAGACGACCAACACATCACTGATCTTCGTGAAAGCGTCAGGGAACATGCAAGTCAGCTGGAAGGTTCAGAAAGCAACAGGAAAGACCCGACTAAAATTAAAATCCCCTCGGCTGGAACAACAAACTGGAAAAAACATCTTATCGAGGAATAG
- a CDS encoding type 1 glutamine amidotransferase domain-containing protein, which yields MGQLSNRTIAVLSENGFEETELTSPVQRLKEEGATVHIISAKPGKIQAMKGDHDWTIEVGVDKTISEANADDYDGLLIPGGVLNPDSLRKNEDAIEFVKAFFSAGKPVAAICHGPQVLITAEVVKGRKLTSTKTIKVDLVNAGADWYDEEVIVDEGLVTSRSPEDLPAFNDKIVEEFAEGVHQGQHV from the coding sequence ATGGGACAATTAAGCAATAGAACCATTGCCGTATTATCGGAAAATGGTTTTGAAGAAACAGAATTGACGAGCCCGGTTCAAAGATTAAAAGAAGAAGGCGCTACCGTTCATATCATTTCGGCTAAACCGGGAAAGATACAAGCCATGAAAGGCGATCATGACTGGACGATTGAGGTGGGTGTAGACAAAACCATCAGCGAAGCAAATGCGGATGATTATGACGGATTACTCATTCCCGGAGGTGTATTAAACCCAGATTCATTAAGAAAAAACGAGGACGCCATCGAATTTGTAAAAGCTTTTTTCAGCGCTGGAAAACCAGTAGCAGCCATTTGTCATGGTCCACAGGTGCTCATCACCGCCGAAGTGGTAAAAGGTAGAAAACTAACTTCCACAAAAACCATAAAAGTAGATTTGGTTAATGCAGGAGCAGACTGGTACGACGAAGAGGTAATTGTTGACGAAGGCCTGGTGACAAGCCGGAGTCCGGAAGATCTTCCCGCTTTTAATGATAAAATCGTAGAGGAGTTTGCGGAGGGTGTCCATCAGGGGCAGCATGTTTAA
- a CDS encoding TlpA disulfide reductase family protein, with the protein MKHNIQKALAILPLAAVMICSGAQSFAQNGKYLLKGNIASATGKIYLAHELNGTPVTVDSAKVNNGEFVFKGAVKSPGFYSLSNKGLKYPIQFILENSTITVTKTADSLSMAEIKGSAAQDVYMGFYSGPWKEITTIAGGIYGKLDKAEKAAKAAGTKVDSLTRAGIDQEFADLDKKNQLAVKNYIAKHPSSAGAAAVIYDRFIGYPNFPVARELFTGLTKEAQQSAIGAMITKSLSIDAKTGKGKVAPAISMTDKDGKIVKLSDFKGKYVLIDFWASWCGPCRKENPNVVAAYKKYHDKGFEILGISLDSKKDAWLKAIEADGLTWTHVSELKGWQNTAASEYGVKAVPASFLIDPNGKVVGKDLRGEELNKTLAELFK; encoded by the coding sequence ATGAAACACAACATACAAAAAGCGTTGGCAATACTGCCGCTTGCAGCGGTAATGATCTGTTCCGGCGCACAAAGTTTCGCTCAAAATGGCAAATACCTGTTGAAGGGAAATATTGCCAGTGCAACAGGTAAGATCTATCTGGCGCATGAGCTAAACGGCACCCCGGTAACAGTAGATTCCGCTAAAGTAAACAATGGCGAATTTGTATTCAAAGGAGCGGTTAAATCTCCTGGCTTTTACAGTCTGAGCAACAAAGGCCTGAAATACCCGATTCAGTTTATCCTGGAAAATTCAACAATTACCGTCACAAAAACTGCCGATAGTCTTTCGATGGCTGAGATCAAAGGATCTGCAGCTCAGGATGTATACATGGGTTTTTACAGCGGTCCATGGAAAGAAATTACGACAATAGCAGGTGGAATCTACGGCAAGCTCGATAAAGCGGAAAAAGCAGCGAAAGCTGCCGGAACTAAAGTGGATTCCCTGACACGTGCCGGAATTGATCAGGAATTTGCAGACCTGGACAAAAAAAATCAGCTGGCAGTAAAAAACTACATCGCTAAACATCCCTCCTCGGCTGGTGCTGCAGCGGTTATTTACGATCGTTTTATCGGCTATCCGAACTTCCCTGTCGCCAGGGAATTATTTACTGGTTTAACAAAAGAAGCCCAACAATCTGCTATCGGGGCGATGATCACCAAATCACTATCAATCGACGCAAAAACGGGTAAAGGTAAAGTTGCTCCTGCGATCAGCATGACCGATAAAGACGGCAAGATCGTTAAGCTATCTGATTTCAAAGGCAAGTATGTGCTGATCGATTTCTGGGCAAGCTGGTGTGGCCCTTGTAGAAAAGAGAATCCTAACGTGGTTGCTGCTTACAAAAAATACCATGATAAGGGTTTTGAAATCCTTGGCATCTCATTAGATTCCAAAAAAGATGCATGGCTGAAAGCAATTGAAGCAGATGGTTTAACCTGGACACATGTTTCTGAATTAAAAGGATGGCAAAATACAGCGGCTTCGGAATATGGCGTAAAAGCGGTACCTGCCAGTTTCCTGATTGATCCAAATGGTAAAGTCGTAGGTAAAGATTTGAGAGGAGAAGAACTGAATAAAACTTTAGCGGAGTTATTTAAATAA
- a CDS encoding RagB/SusD family nutrient uptake outer membrane protein, whose translation MKKILSNTLKISALILLVSFSSCKKFLDVVPKGQKIPTTLADYEAMIRDEYGNQRTTITQAILLMNDKFETTANLNYYPLYSVNYFWNENTDRIPISGSDEGPYYTPYTGISTSNLLIEHVPAATEGSDADKAQLIAQAKVLRAVNYYVLANYYADTYEAANAANKLSVPLIQSADINAPHTQVSIKDLYAFMLKDIDEAIPNLRATSATALHPNLGAAYALKARIYLTMGQYAEALSAANEALKYNDKLFDWPQFYATYKTQIEQPNVYTNAPSPMGFDFVENYYFRHGSSNFSGRESALRTDRVPKFETGDARFASRWKLRTVAADTYYTSITIGFFNYGGLTTTEVYLIKAECQARLNDIPGAMNTLNAVRVKRIFAQNYVPQSASNTVEAVKLIQRTKANELINSISTFADRRRLNKDPNYATTLTKTENGQNYSLSPTSHLWTMPIPLGAIKNPGNGTIVQNVTK comes from the coding sequence ATGAAGAAGATATTATCAAATACACTGAAAATCTCAGCACTGATACTATTAGTTAGTTTTAGCAGTTGTAAGAAATTCCTGGACGTGGTTCCAAAAGGGCAAAAAATACCAACCACGCTGGCCGATTATGAAGCCATGATCCGTGATGAATATGGAAACCAGCGTACCACAATTACACAGGCCATCCTGTTGATGAACGACAAGTTCGAAACCACGGCGAACCTGAATTATTACCCTTTGTATTCGGTCAATTATTTCTGGAATGAGAATACAGACCGGATTCCGATCAGCGGTAGTGATGAGGGACCTTATTACACTCCCTATACTGGAATATCGACAAGTAACCTGTTAATTGAGCATGTTCCTGCAGCAACGGAAGGCTCAGATGCAGATAAAGCGCAACTGATTGCTCAGGCAAAAGTGTTAAGGGCAGTTAACTATTATGTACTGGCCAACTATTATGCTGACACTTATGAAGCCGCTAACGCCGCGAATAAGCTATCTGTGCCGCTTATTCAGAGTGCAGACATCAATGCGCCACATACTCAGGTAAGCATCAAAGATTTGTATGCGTTTATGTTGAAAGACATTGACGAAGCGATTCCAAACCTTCGTGCAACAAGCGCGACAGCACTGCATCCGAATTTAGGCGCTGCTTATGCACTTAAAGCCCGCATCTACCTGACTATGGGGCAGTATGCAGAGGCCCTCAGCGCGGCAAATGAAGCATTGAAGTATAACGATAAACTGTTCGACTGGCCTCAATTTTATGCCACCTACAAAACCCAGATCGAACAACCGAACGTCTACACCAATGCTCCATCACCTATGGGGTTTGATTTTGTAGAGAACTATTATTTTCGTCATGGCAGCAGTAATTTCTCAGGACGTGAATCTGCATTGAGAACAGATCGTGTACCAAAATTTGAAACCGGAGATGCCAGATTCGCTTCACGCTGGAAATTGAGAACAGTTGCCGCGGATACCTATTATACAAGCATTACCATTGGCTTTTTTAACTATGGAGGGCTAACCACCACTGAGGTCTATTTGATCAAAGCAGAATGTCAGGCGCGTCTGAATGATATTCCCGGAGCGATGAACACCTTAAATGCGGTGCGTGTGAAAAGAATCTTTGCTCAAAACTACGTACCGCAGTCTGCCTCAAACACAGTTGAGGCCGTGAAACTGATTCAACGTACAAAAGCAAATGAGCTGATCAACAGCATCAGCACCTTCGCTGATCGACGTCGTCTGAATAAGGATCCGAACTATGCAACTACATTAACGAAAACAGAAAACGGACAGAACTATTCACTCTCTCCTACTTCTCATTTGTGGACCATGCCTATTCCATTGGGAGCCATTAAAAACCCGGGCAATGGTACTATCGTACAGAATGTAACCAAATAA